DNA from Lusitaniella coriacea LEGE 07157:
AAACTAACAATCGCTTTCAATTTCATAACCCAAATCTCTCAAGCGTTTCATGCTAACTACTGTCTGAGTTTCGTCCCTTTCTCGAACGATCTGCCAGACTCTAACCTTAGAATGTTCCCAACCTCAAGAAATCCTCCCTAAGTTAGAGAGGACGCGAGTCCCATGAAATGAGCGTTAACCTAGTAGTCTGTCAGTTTCAAATTTGTGGATCTATTATTTCTCCGTGTCTCCCCGTCCCCCACTCTCCCCATCTCCCCGTCCCATGAGTCGTTTCACCCTCGCCATGACAGCCGTTCAATTGACTGACGAGCAATTCTTCCAACTCTGTCAGAACAATCGCGATGTTAAGTTTGAGCGCAACCCGAAAGGAGATTTAATCGTTATGGCACCCACTGGGGGAGAAACCGGAAATCGGAATATTGAAATTGCCTATCAAGTTCAAGCGTGGAGTCGCCAGACAAAGTTGGGTGTTGCTTTCGACTCCTCTACAGGATTTCGCCTCCCCAATGGCGCAGATCGATCGCCCGATGCGGCTTGGATTTCCCGCGAACGGTGGAACGCGCTAACTCCCGAACAACGAACCAAGTTTCTCCCTTTGTGTCCCGATTTTGTCATTGAATTGCGTTCCCCCAGCGATAACTTAAACGAACTGCGTCGCAAAATGGAAGAGTATCGCGACAATGGGACTCGTTTGGGATGGCTGATCGATCGCGCGAATCGACGAGTAGAAATTTATCGTCCGGGACATGAAGTGGAAATCGTCGAAAATCCCATCACTTTATCCGGCGAAGATGTTTTGCCCGGTTTTGTTCTGCACCTCGAACCCATTTGGTAACGAGATGGGGCAATTGTATAGCACTACGCACAAACGTTAGGACATCGCGTAGAGCGATCAGCGCCCACCAGCTATAGGTTATGGCTTGTGAGATTGTGTACTCTTAACTTTGTAGCGCGATATATCGCTACAAGCTAGAGTCGTTAGCCAGAACCTGACAGGGGTAGTAAGCGTTTCGTTTTAGATCTCAAATGGGTTCTATAACTCCCCAAAACGTTCTCCATATAGAAACGTCTCTCCCATCTGTTCGGGACGAAGAACGTTACCATAAAGCTTGCATTAAACAATTCAGATCGCGATTCCATGACTGCATCTCCTCCTTACCACAAGGCAAAGCGACCCCGCGAAAATGATTGGAGATTATTTCTCAAACTCGTCCCCTACGCTCGCCGCAATCAGAAAATTTTTCTGGCATCGATGGTGCTGCTCGTTCCCATTTCGATTGCCAAAGCGGTTCAACCCCTAATTATCGGACAAGCCATTTCTCTGATTCGAGACGAACCCACTTGGGGATTTTTGGCGGATCGTTCTCTTTCTGGGGGAATTAATATTCTCCTGGGTATTCTGTCCCTAACGATTATTGTGCGGTTGATGTTTGCGTCGCTGCAAGGGTATTTGGTGCAACAAGTGGGACAGGAGATCACGGCTGGGATTCGCGAGGATTTATTTAGCCACGTTACATCTCTGGCGGTACGTTTTTTCGATCGCACGCCGGTGGGACGATTGGTGACTCGCCTAACCAGCGATGTGGAGGCGTTGGGGGATGTCTTTGCCACGGGCGCGATCGGAATTGTCAGCGATCTGGTTTACATTCTGGCGATCGCGATTACGATTTTTGGATTGCAGTGGCAACTCGCGTCGATGCTAATTTTGATGTTGGTTCCGGTGACGGGATTGATTATTTATTTTCAATATCAGTATCGCAAGGCGAATTATAAGGCGCGGGAAGAGTTGTCGCAGCTCAATTCTTTGTTAGCGGAGAATGTGGCGGGGATCGAGATCGTTCAGTTGTTCGGACGAGAGGCGGTGAATGCGGAGCGATACCGCAGGGTGAATCGACGCTATCTTAAGGCGGTGGATCGCACGATTTGGTATGATTCGGCGGTTTCGGCAACGCTGGAATGGATTGCTTTGGTCGCGATCGCGTGCGTCCTTTGGTTTGGGGGGATATTTGTGCTGGGGGATGCCCTTTCTTTCGGGGTTCTCTCTTCGTTTATCCTTTATGCGCAACGTCTTTTCGATCCCCTGCGGCAGTTTGCAGAGAAGTTCACGATGATTCAAGCGGGGTTTACCGCAGTCGAACGGATTGATGAGTTGATGAGCGAACCAGTGGAAATCCGCGATCGCGAGGGATTAGAACTCAAAAGCTTGAATAATAATCGTTCTGATGTTTCCTTAAAAATACAAACGGGAGAAATTCGGTTCGAGCAAGTGTCGTTTGCCTATAAAAATGACGAATACGTTCTCCAGGATTTGAACTTTACCGTGCGTCCGGGAGAAAAAGTGGCGCTGGTGGGCCCGACGGGTGCGGGAAAAAGTTCGATTATCCGCCTGTTGTGCCGCCTTTACGAACCGACGAAAGGACGTATTTTAGTGGATGGAATCGACATTCGCGACCTTCCTCAAGGGGAGTTGCGCCGTCATATCGGCACGATTTTACAGGAGAGTTTTCTTTTCGCTGGGGATGTGAAACGCAATATTACCCTGGGTGAAAATTATCCGTTTGAGGAGATCGAACGCTCTGCCAAACTGACCAATATTGATAAGTTTATCGAGAGCTTGCCCCAAGGGTACGATACGCAATTGCGGGAACGGGGGACAAATTTATCGGGCGGTCAAAAACAGTTGTTGGCGTTTGCGCGAGTTGCCATTCGCGACCC
Protein-coding regions in this window:
- a CDS encoding Uma2 family endonuclease, encoding MSRFTLAMTAVQLTDEQFFQLCQNNRDVKFERNPKGDLIVMAPTGGETGNRNIEIAYQVQAWSRQTKLGVAFDSSTGFRLPNGADRSPDAAWISRERWNALTPEQRTKFLPLCPDFVIELRSPSDNLNELRRKMEEYRDNGTRLGWLIDRANRRVEIYRPGHEVEIVENPITLSGEDVLPGFVLHLEPIW
- a CDS encoding ABC transporter ATP-binding protein, whose protein sequence is MTASPPYHKAKRPRENDWRLFLKLVPYARRNQKIFLASMVLLVPISIAKAVQPLIIGQAISLIRDEPTWGFLADRSLSGGINILLGILSLTIIVRLMFASLQGYLVQQVGQEITAGIREDLFSHVTSLAVRFFDRTPVGRLVTRLTSDVEALGDVFATGAIGIVSDLVYILAIAITIFGLQWQLASMLILMLVPVTGLIIYFQYQYRKANYKAREELSQLNSLLAENVAGIEIVQLFGREAVNAERYRRVNRRYLKAVDRTIWYDSAVSATLEWIALVAIACVLWFGGIFVLGDALSFGVLSSFILYAQRLFDPLRQFAEKFTMIQAGFTAVERIDELMSEPVEIRDREGLELKSLNNNRSDVSLKIQTGEIRFEQVSFAYKNDEYVLQDLNFTVRPGEKVALVGPTGAGKSSIIRLLCRLYEPTKGRILVDGIDIRDLPQGELRRHIGTILQESFLFAGDVKRNITLGENYPFEEIERSAKLTNIDKFIESLPQGYDTQLRERGTNLSGGQKQLLAFARVAIRDPKILVLDEATANLDVATEAEIQEALERLLEGRTAIVIAHRLSTIRNVDRILVLKRGKLVETGSHEELLAENGLYAGLYRLQMLGN